ATGAAACAGAAGACGCGCTACAACATCCGGCTGGCGGCCAAAAAGGAAGTGGCCGTCTCCACCTCCGACGATGTTGAAGCCTTCATTCGGTTGATGCAGGTGACGGGCGAGCGCGACAAGTTCGGCGTGCATTCGGGCGACTACTATCGCAAGGCCTACGAGCTGTTTCACCCCTCGGGCCGCGCCCAGCTTTTTCTGGCCTCGTTCAACAGCCAGCCGCTGGCCGGGCTGATGCTGTTCGTCCTCGGCGGGCGGGCGTGGTATTTCTACGGTTGCTCATCGGACGCCGAGCGCAACCGCATGCCGGCCTATCTTTTGCAGTGGGAAGCCATGCACTGGGCCAGGGTGCGCGGCGCAACCAGTTACGACCTGTGGGGCGTGCCGGACGAAGACGAAGGGACGCTCGAAGCCAATTTCGAGACTCGCCACGACGGGCTGTGGGGTGTCTATCGTTTCAAGCGCGGTTTTGGCGGCCAGCTCGCGCGCGCGCCGGGGGCGTTCGACAAAGTCTACTCACCGTTTTGGTATCGGCTGTATTTGGCGTATTTGAAACAGAAAAAGGGAAGTGAGGCGTAACCTACGGGCCGCTCTCGTCAGCCACGCGGCCCGGAGGCCGCAATCCCGGCCTCAACCTTATCCACAAACTGTTGGAAATTCTCGACAAACTTGTGGGCCAGGTCTTTGGCCTTCGCGTCGTAAGCATCCTTGTCGGCCCAGGTGTTGCGCGGCACGAGCACCTCTGCCGGGACACCGGGGCAGGCGGTGGGAATGTGCAGGCCAAAGATAGGATCAGTTTCGGTGGGCACGTCGCGCAGGCGGCCATCCAGAATGGCGGTGACCATAGCCCGAGTGTAAGAGATTTTCATGCGCGAGCCAACGCCGTACGGCCCGCCGCTCCAGCCGGTGTTGATCAGCCAGACCTGCGATTGATGTTGGGCGATCTTTTCCTTGAGCATGTTGGCGTACACGTGCGGGTGGTGCACCATGAACGGCGCGCCGAAGCAGGTGGAGAAGGTGGCCTGCGGCTCGGTCACGCCGCGCTCGGTTCCGGCCAGCTTGGCCGTGTAACCGGAGAGGAAGTAGTACATGGCCTGCTCGGCACTGAGGCGGGAAACCGGCGGCAAAACGCCAAAGGCGTCGGCGGTGAGGAAGATGACGTTCCT
This genomic interval from Chloroflexota bacterium contains the following:
- a CDS encoding peptidoglycan bridge formation glycyltransferase FemA/FemB family protein; this encodes MPSPITSSAWDAFVESHPHGHILQTSAWAELKCAFGWSAARVDVRENGQLVAGAQILFRPLPLGLATIAYIPKGPLVDWRNPSLVNYLFESIDNVARSGRAIFLKIEPDDAPVNRLDELGFQPSPHLIQPRRTLVVDLRPDEDAILATMKQKTRYNIRLAAKKEVAVSTSDDVEAFIRLMQVTGERDKFGVHSGDYYRKAYELFHPSGRAQLFLASFNSQPLAGLMLFVLGGRAWYFYGCSSDAERNRMPAYLLQWEAMHWARVRGATSYDLWGVPDEDEGTLEANFETRHDGLWGVYRFKRGFGGQLARAPGAFDKVYSPFWYRLYLAYLKQKKGSEA